The nucleotide window TCTTCACCTTCGCAGCGTTCGTGACGCTGCCCAGCCTGGCGCTGGCCCAGAGCAACCCCGGCTACGAGTGCGACGACCAGTTCGGCGCCTGCGGCACGCCCGAGCAGAGCGGCGGCGGCGGCGGCGGTGGCTGCGGCGGCGGCGGCTCGATCCTCGTGAACAACACCGACCTCGGTGACACCT belongs to Deltaproteobacteria bacterium and includes:
- a CDS encoding thrombospondin, translated to MKRFFAIFTFAAFVTLPSLALAQSNPGYECDDQFGACGTPEQSGGGGGGGCGGGGSILVNNTDLGDT